One Aphelocoma coerulescens isolate FSJ_1873_10779 chromosome 5, UR_Acoe_1.0, whole genome shotgun sequence DNA segment encodes these proteins:
- the LOC138111503 gene encoding cytosolic phospholipase A2 epsilon-like isoform X8 translates to MAWGGFVAGILVGRRGFVSFYFQFHSDECPCCSFFVKIIRMKNLRKADLFSQTDCYVSLSLPTASPETVRTKTIKNCKDPVWNETFCFRIQSQVKNVLEMKVYDENAVTKDELLFTVLLDIAKIQLGETVHLTFQLNPKTQEMLEVEFTSESIPVPPEKLVTNGVLVSREISCLEVLVDNRWTKKEPSEKDFLFSVKGSYEKSQTLSLGSFWQPVKPLNFHYIKYSLSELCMALAEKKPHFCSCTSGEEKKDCHASLIIPLDSLPFSEKVEVAKDETINLHVKSNDWSRNLDARLEFDLCTEEKNFLQKRKKFVASALKKALHLEQDLQDHEVPVVAVMTTGGGTRALTSLLGNLLGLQKLGLLDAISYITGSSGSTWTLSHLYQSADWSQKDLSRPIGEVRRHMTKCKLSCFSLESLKYYAKELKLRKQEGYQISSVDFWGLLLEKALDDGKNNHKLSDEQQALSQGQNPLPIYMILNIKEDYSLSEFKEWVEFTPYEVGFLKYGAFIRAEDFGSEFFVGRLMRKLPESRICFMKGLWSNVFSYNLLDAWHSSDPTQRRSLRCTQHSTVDIGEEPSPSDRRHELETYLVTPECGIMGIIRRILTERVLVSKFYNFLKGFQLHNEYLQSKNFCIWKVKSASGIPLTPGQENYFSFGVEE, encoded by the exons TTAGCCAAACTGATTGCTATGTAAGCCTGTCCTTGCCCACTGCTTCCCCGGAGACTGTCCGGACCAAAACCATTAAGAACTGCAAAGATCCAGTGTGGAATGAAACATTTTGCTTCAGGATCCAGAGCCAAGTAAAG AATGTTCTTGAGATGAAAGTCTATGATGAAAATGCAGTCACTAAAGATGAGCTCCTCTTCACTGTTCTCCTTGATATTGCTAAAATCCAGCTTGGAGAAACTGTTCACTTGACATTTCAGCTAAATCCAAAG ACACAGGAGATGCTAGAGGTTGAGTTTACATCGGAGAGCAT tccAGTCCCTCCTGAAAAGCTTGTGACTAATGGTGTATTAGTG TCTCGTGAAATTTCCTGCTTGGaagtcctggtggacaacagaTGGACAAAGAAAGAACCTTCAG aaaaagactTCTTGTTTTCAGTGAAGGGATCGTACGAGAAGAGCCAGACCCTGTCGCTGGGCTCCTTCTGGCAACCTGTGAAGCCCCTGAACTTCCATTACATCAAGTACAGCCTGTCAGAGCTGTGCATGGCTCTAGCAGAGAAGAAGCCTCATTTCTGCTCG tgtacttcaggtgaagagaaaaaagattgCCATGCATCCCTCATTATTCCTCTGGATTCACTTCCATTCAGTGAGAAGGTGGAAGTAGCAAAG gatGAGACAATCAATTTACATGTGAAGTCAAATGACTG GTCCAGAAACTTAGATGCTCGCTTGGAATTTGATCTGTGTACGGAGGAGAAAAATTTCctacagaaaaggaagaagtttGTGGCTTCTGCTCTGAAAAAAGCACTACATTTAGAGCAAGACCTACAAGATCATGAG GTACCAGTTGTAGCAGTGATGACAACAGGAGGTGGCACTCGGGCACTGACATCTCTGTTAGGCAACCTGTTGGGTCTTCAAAAGTTGGGTCTCTTGGATGCTATTTCATACATCACTGGGTCATCTGGTTCAACATG gACTTTGTCACATTTGTATCAGAGTGCTGACTGGTCGCAGAAGGATCTATCAAGACCGATTGGTGAAGTCCGCAGACATATGACCAAGTGCAAGctaagctgcttttccctggaaaGCTTGAAATACTATGCAAAAGAGCTAAAACTGCGGAAGCAAGAAGGATACCAGATCTCTAGTGTTGATTTTTGGGGGCTTCTGCTGGAAAAAGCATTAGATGATGGG aaaaataaccacaaactcTCAGATGAGCAACAGGCATTGAGTCAGGGTCAAAATCCCCTACCTATCTACATGATCCTCAACATCAAAGAAGATTACAGCCTTTCAGAGTTCAAAG AATGGGTGGAGTTCACCCCTTATGAGGTTGGGTTCCTAAAATATGGTGCCTTCATTCGTGCAGAGGATTTTGGCAGTGAGTTCTTTGTGGGTCGCCTGATGAGGAAACTTCCTGAGTCCCGAATCTGCTTCATGAAAG GCCTATGGAGCAATGTCTTTTCATACAACCTCTTGGATGCCTGGCATTCGTCAGATCCTACACAAAGGCGCTCACTGAGGTGTACCCAACACAGCACTGTTGATATTG GAGAAGAGCCTTCTCCATCAGACAGGAGACATGAGTTGGAGACTTACTTGGTCACCCCTGAATGTGGCATCATGGGCATCATTCGGCGGATCCTGACGGAGCGGGTGTTGGTTTCAAAGTTCTACAACTTCCTGAAGGGGTTCCAGCTGCACAACGAATACCTTCAGAGCAAAAACTTCTGTATATGGAAAG TTAAATCAGCTTCAGGAATTCCCTTGACTCCAGGACAAGAAAACTACTTCTCATTTGGGGTGGAAGAATAG